Proteins encoded by one window of Ramlibacter tataouinensis:
- the gdhA gene encoding NADP-specific glutamate dehydrogenase: MKYASSHDFLAEVARRNPGQPEFLQAVTEVIESLWPFIERNPRYAEHGLLDRLVEPERIIQFRVSWVDDHGEVQVNRAFRIQHSSAIGPYKGGLRFHPSVNQSILKFLAFEQTFKNALTTLPMGGGKGGSDFDPKGKSPGEVMRFCQAFMTELYRHVGADTDVPAGDIGVGGREVGFMAGMMKKLSNRADCVFTGKGLSFGGSLIRPEATGYGTVYFAAEMLKQRGLDFQGLRVSVSGSGNVAQYAVEKAMALGAKVVTVSDSSGTVVDMDGFTPAKLAELMEVKNHQYGRVSEYAERTRTEFHAGKCPWAVPVDVALPCATQNELTAEDARTLVKNGAVCVAEGANMPSTLEAVQVFEQAGVLFAPGKASNAGGVATSGLEMSQNAMRLSWPREEVDARLLVIMQGIHAACVQHGTREDGRVNYVDGANIAGFAKVADAMLAQGVI, encoded by the coding sequence ATGAAGTACGCGAGCAGCCATGATTTCCTGGCCGAGGTGGCCAGGCGCAACCCGGGCCAACCCGAATTCCTGCAAGCGGTGACCGAGGTCATCGAAAGTCTGTGGCCGTTCATCGAGCGCAACCCGCGCTACGCCGAGCACGGCCTGCTCGACCGCCTGGTGGAGCCGGAACGCATCATCCAGTTCCGCGTGTCCTGGGTCGACGACCACGGCGAAGTCCAGGTCAACCGGGCCTTTCGCATCCAGCACAGCTCGGCCATCGGCCCGTACAAGGGCGGCCTGCGCTTCCACCCCTCGGTGAACCAGTCGATCCTGAAGTTCCTGGCGTTCGAGCAGACCTTCAAGAATGCGCTGACGACCCTGCCCATGGGCGGCGGCAAGGGCGGCTCCGACTTCGACCCCAAGGGCAAGAGCCCCGGCGAGGTGATGCGCTTCTGCCAGGCCTTCATGACCGAGCTGTACCGCCACGTCGGCGCCGACACCGACGTGCCGGCCGGCGACATCGGCGTGGGCGGCCGCGAGGTCGGCTTCATGGCCGGCATGATGAAGAAGCTGTCCAACCGGGCCGACTGCGTGTTCACCGGCAAGGGCCTGTCGTTCGGCGGCTCGCTGATCCGCCCGGAAGCCACCGGCTACGGCACGGTCTATTTCGCCGCGGAGATGCTCAAGCAGCGCGGGCTGGACTTCCAGGGCCTGCGCGTCAGCGTCTCCGGCTCCGGCAACGTGGCCCAGTACGCGGTCGAGAAGGCGATGGCGCTGGGCGCCAAGGTGGTCACGGTGTCCGACTCGAGCGGCACCGTCGTCGACATGGACGGCTTCACCCCGGCCAAGCTGGCCGAGCTGATGGAGGTGAAGAACCACCAATACGGCCGGGTGAGCGAGTACGCCGAGCGCACCCGCACCGAGTTCCATGCGGGCAAGTGCCCGTGGGCGGTGCCGGTCGACGTGGCCCTGCCCTGCGCCACCCAGAACGAGCTGACCGCCGAAGACGCCAGGACTTTGGTCAAGAACGGCGCGGTGTGCGTGGCCGAAGGCGCCAACATGCCGTCCACCCTGGAAGCGGTGCAGGTGTTCGAGCAGGCCGGCGTGCTGTTCGCCCCGGGCAAGGCCAGCAACGCCGGCGGCGTGGCCACCTCCGGCCTGGAGATGAGCCAGAACGCCATGCGCCTGTCGTGGCCGCGCGAGGAAGTCGATGCCCGCCTGCTGGTGATCATGCAGGGCATCCACGCCGCCTGCGTGCAGCATGGCACACGCGAGGACGGCCGCGTCAACTACGTGGACGGCGCCAACATCGCCGGCTTCGCCAAGGTGGCCGACGCCATGCTGGCCCAGGGCGTGATCTGA
- a CDS encoding CaiB/BaiF CoA transferase family protein produces the protein MVMGPTCGLVLADLGAEVIKVEPIEGDRTRHLLGAGAGFFPMFNRNKKSIALDLRSPDGAEIARRLCGSADVVAENFKPGTMAKYGLDYASLAQANPRLIYISLKGFLPGPYEQRTALDEVVQMMGGLAYMTGRPGDPLRAGTSVNDIMGGMFGAIGALGALVQRGITGRGQEVQSALFENNVFLVGQHMLQYAITGQPAAPMPDRISAWAVYDVFTVKDGEQIFLAAVSDAQWKVFCDALGFADLLADPAYATNNDRVRQRPRLLPVLRERLKAWSANELAAIFERHGLPFAPIRKPEELLDDPHLLATGGLADVRLTDGPRAGETAKATLLPFTMDGQRPGVRLHPPAMGEHTAGLLHELGYGDNDIDALRARRVVA, from the coding sequence ATGGTGATGGGCCCGACCTGCGGGCTGGTGCTGGCCGACCTGGGTGCCGAGGTGATCAAGGTCGAGCCGATCGAGGGCGACCGCACCCGCCACCTGCTGGGCGCCGGCGCGGGGTTCTTCCCCATGTTCAACCGCAACAAGAAGAGCATCGCGCTCGACCTGCGCAGCCCCGACGGCGCGGAGATCGCGCGGCGCCTGTGCGGCAGCGCCGACGTGGTGGCCGAGAACTTCAAGCCGGGCACCATGGCCAAGTACGGGCTGGACTACGCCAGCCTGGCCCAGGCCAACCCGCGCCTCATCTACATCAGCCTCAAGGGCTTCCTGCCCGGCCCCTACGAGCAGCGCACGGCCCTCGACGAGGTGGTGCAGATGATGGGCGGCCTGGCCTACATGACCGGGCGGCCGGGCGACCCGCTGCGCGCCGGCACCAGCGTCAACGACATCATGGGCGGCATGTTCGGCGCCATCGGGGCGCTCGGCGCGCTGGTGCAGCGCGGCATCACCGGGCGCGGCCAGGAGGTGCAGAGCGCGCTGTTCGAGAACAACGTGTTCCTGGTCGGCCAGCACATGCTGCAGTACGCCATCACCGGCCAGCCGGCCGCCCCCATGCCCGACCGCATCTCGGCCTGGGCGGTCTACGACGTGTTCACGGTCAAGGACGGCGAGCAGATCTTCCTGGCGGCGGTCAGCGACGCGCAGTGGAAGGTGTTCTGCGACGCGCTCGGCTTCGCCGACCTGCTGGCCGATCCGGCCTACGCCACCAACAACGACCGCGTGCGCCAGCGCCCGCGCCTGCTGCCGGTGCTGCGCGAGCGGCTCAAGGCCTGGTCCGCGAACGAGCTGGCCGCGATCTTCGAGCGCCACGGCCTGCCGTTCGCGCCGATCCGCAAGCCCGAGGAACTGCTGGACGACCCGCACCTGCTGGCCACCGGCGGGCTGGCCGACGTGCGGCTGACCGACGGGCCGCGCGCCGGCGAGACCGCCAAGGCCACCTTGCTGCCCTTCACGATGGACGGGCAGCGACCCGGGGTGCGCCTGCACCCGCCCGCCATGGGCGAGCACACCGCCGGCCTGCTCCACGAGCTGGGCTACGGCGACAACGACATCGACGCGCTGCGCGCGCGCCGGGTGGTCGCCTGA
- a CDS encoding branched-chain amino acid ABC transporter permease yields MLTILFDGIAYGMLLFILALGLAVTMGLMNFINLAHGAFAMAGGYVTVLLMQRADVPFLVCLPIAFVVPALLGAVLERTLYRPLYHKPHLDQVLFSIGLTFMAVAAVDFFVGSTQQLIQLPQWLRGRTEIGSGAWTLGMGHYRLFIIAVCAALTIALQYVLSRTRFGSRLRAAVDDQRVAAGMGINVNVVFLTTFAFGSGLAGLGGALGAEVLGLDPTFPLKFMIYFLIVVAVGGTSSITGPLLAALLLGIADVAGKYYIPKLGAFIVYTLMIAILIWRPQGLFSRGAKA; encoded by the coding sequence ATGCTCACCATCCTCTTCGACGGCATCGCCTACGGCATGCTGCTGTTCATCCTGGCCCTGGGCCTGGCCGTGACCATGGGCTTGATGAACTTCATCAACCTGGCCCACGGCGCCTTCGCCATGGCCGGCGGCTACGTGACGGTGCTGCTGATGCAGCGCGCCGACGTGCCCTTCCTGGTGTGCCTGCCGATCGCCTTCGTCGTGCCGGCGCTGCTCGGCGCGGTGCTGGAGCGCACCCTGTACCGGCCGCTGTACCACAAGCCGCACCTGGACCAGGTGCTGTTCTCCATCGGCCTGACCTTCATGGCGGTGGCGGCGGTCGACTTCTTCGTGGGCTCGACCCAGCAGCTGATCCAGCTGCCGCAATGGCTGCGCGGCCGCACCGAGATCGGCAGCGGCGCCTGGACCCTGGGCATGGGCCACTACCGCCTGTTCATCATCGCCGTCTGCGCCGCGCTGACCATCGCACTGCAGTACGTGCTGTCGCGCACCCGCTTCGGCAGCCGCCTGCGCGCGGCGGTGGACGACCAGCGCGTGGCCGCCGGCATGGGCATCAACGTCAACGTCGTGTTCCTCACCACCTTCGCCTTCGGCAGCGGCCTGGCCGGCCTGGGCGGCGCGCTGGGCGCCGAGGTGCTGGGGCTGGACCCGACCTTCCCGCTCAAGTTCATGATCTATTTCCTGATCGTGGTGGCCGTGGGCGGCACCTCCTCGATCACCGGCCCGCTGCTGGCGGCCCTGCTGCTGGGCATCGCCGACGTGGCCGGCAAGTACTACATCCCCAAGCTGGGCGCCTTCATCGTCTACACGCTGATGATCGCCATCCTGATCTGGCGGCCGCAGGGCCTGTTCTCGCGGGGGGCCAAGGCATGA
- a CDS encoding aromatic ring-hydroxylating dioxygenase subunit alpha, which produces MFPKNAWYVACTPDEIEAKPLGRTICNEKIVFWRPGPGQVAAVEDFCPHRGAALSLGRVCEGQLVCGYHGLVMGCEGKTVSMPGQRVQGFPKVRAYPVAEKYGFIWVWPGDPAQADPATIHHLEWADNPQWAYGGGLYHIACDWRLMVDNLMDLTHETYVHVDSIGQKEIDETPVSTKTEGDHVITSRFMDNVMPPPFWRANLRGAGLADDVPVDRWQVCHFYPPSHVLIEVGVAHAGKGGYHADPKDKVSSIVVDFLTPETGTSMWYFWGMARNFRPQDTALTAQIRDGQGKVFAEDMAVLEAQQRNLTAWPDRRLLMLNIDAGGVQSRRIIDRMIAAEKPAKLVA; this is translated from the coding sequence ATGTTTCCCAAGAACGCCTGGTACGTCGCCTGCACCCCCGACGAGATCGAAGCCAAACCCCTGGGGCGCACCATCTGCAACGAGAAGATCGTCTTCTGGCGCCCGGGCCCCGGCCAGGTGGCGGCGGTGGAGGACTTCTGCCCGCACCGCGGCGCCGCCCTGTCGCTGGGCCGCGTCTGCGAGGGCCAGCTGGTCTGCGGCTACCACGGACTGGTGATGGGCTGCGAGGGCAAGACCGTCTCCATGCCCGGCCAGCGGGTGCAGGGCTTTCCCAAGGTGCGTGCCTATCCGGTGGCGGAGAAGTACGGCTTCATCTGGGTCTGGCCGGGCGATCCGGCGCAGGCCGATCCCGCCACGATCCACCACCTGGAATGGGCCGACAACCCGCAGTGGGCCTACGGCGGCGGCCTGTACCACATCGCCTGCGACTGGCGCCTGATGGTGGACAACCTGATGGACCTGACCCACGAGACCTACGTGCACGTGGACAGCATCGGCCAGAAGGAGATCGACGAGACGCCGGTCAGCACCAAGACCGAAGGCGACCACGTGATCACCAGCCGCTTCATGGACAACGTGATGCCGCCGCCGTTCTGGCGCGCCAACCTGCGCGGTGCCGGGCTGGCCGACGACGTGCCGGTGGACCGCTGGCAGGTCTGCCACTTCTATCCGCCCAGCCACGTGCTGATCGAGGTGGGCGTCGCGCATGCCGGCAAGGGCGGCTACCACGCCGACCCGAAGGACAAGGTGTCCAGCATCGTGGTGGACTTCCTCACGCCCGAGACCGGCACCAGCATGTGGTACTTCTGGGGCATGGCGCGCAACTTCCGGCCGCAGGACACCGCGCTGACCGCGCAGATCCGCGACGGCCAGGGCAAGGTGTTCGCCGAGGACATGGCGGTGCTGGAGGCGCAGCAACGCAACCTGACCGCCTGGCCCGACCGGCGGCTGCTGATGCTCAACATCGACGCCGGCGGCGTGCAGTCGCGCCGCATCATCGACCGGATGATCGCGGCCGAAAAGCCGGCTAAGCTGGTTGCATGA
- a CDS encoding Bug family tripartite tricarboxylate transporter substrate binding protein, with amino-acid sequence MNTRHDPARRSLLAATAATAATSLVPLGALAQAPTVRFILPNATGSGVDAITRAAQPALGKALGASVVVDNQSGASGIVGLQALARSAPDGHTLSVVSNNVVIFPSVLKSLPFDMPGDFTPIAVVGSTPMVLVANPNKMPAANHKEFVALLKAKPGGYNFGSGGSGTILHLAAELYLDAAGAKAQHVPYKGVGPMVADLMGGQIDFAVAALPSVQGQIKAGALRPIGTLTPQRSPAAQDIPTFAEQGMPGFAVEAWFAVIGPKGMSAANVQKVHGAVVSAFGDPAVKEAMAKQGNTIQISSVEEAQAAFRRELAKYAAVVKKVGLEPQ; translated from the coding sequence ATGAACACCCGCCATGACCCGGCCCGCCGCTCGCTGCTGGCCGCCACTGCCGCCACCGCCGCGACCTCCCTCGTGCCGCTGGGCGCCCTGGCGCAGGCGCCGACCGTGAGGTTCATCCTGCCCAACGCCACCGGCTCCGGCGTGGATGCGATCACCCGCGCCGCCCAGCCGGCGCTGGGCAAGGCGCTCGGCGCCTCGGTGGTGGTGGACAACCAGTCGGGCGCCAGCGGCATCGTCGGCCTGCAGGCGCTGGCGCGCTCGGCGCCGGACGGCCACACGCTGTCGGTGGTGTCGAACAACGTCGTGATCTTCCCCAGCGTGCTCAAGTCGCTGCCCTTCGACATGCCGGGCGACTTCACGCCGATCGCGGTGGTCGGCTCCACGCCGATGGTGCTGGTGGCCAACCCGAACAAGATGCCGGCGGCCAACCACAAGGAGTTCGTCGCCCTGCTCAAGGCCAAGCCCGGCGGCTACAACTTCGGCTCCGGCGGCAGCGGCACCATCCTGCACCTGGCCGCCGAGCTGTACCTGGATGCCGCCGGCGCCAAGGCCCAGCACGTGCCCTACAAGGGCGTGGGCCCCATGGTGGCGGACCTGATGGGCGGCCAGATCGACTTTGCCGTGGCGGCGCTGCCCAGCGTGCAGGGCCAGATCAAGGCCGGCGCGCTGCGCCCGATCGGCACCCTGACGCCCCAGCGCTCGCCGGCGGCGCAGGACATCCCGACGTTCGCCGAGCAGGGCATGCCGGGCTTCGCCGTGGAAGCCTGGTTCGCGGTGATCGGGCCCAAGGGCATGAGCGCAGCGAACGTGCAGAAGGTGCACGGCGCCGTGGTGTCGGCCTTCGGCGACCCGGCGGTCAAGGAAGCCATGGCCAAGCAGGGCAACACGATCCAGATCAGCAGCGTCGAGGAAGCCCAGGCCGCGTTCCGCCGCGAACTGGCCAAGTACGCGGCCGTGGTCAAGAAGGTCGGGCTGGAGCCGCAGTAA
- a CDS encoding Vgb family protein translates to MSFLNRRQLIGAGALLPLTAALPAGAAAGRLQGWKLATPRRTGIHDVAPAPDGGVWFSAQASGHLGWFDPRSGRTELIALGSGSSPHGVIQGPDQAAWLTDGGQNAIVRVGWPDRQVRGFPLPAGTPWANLNTAAFDGDGNLWFTGQSGWLGQVAVKSGEVKAWPSPRGRGPYGICATPTGDIWWCSLAGSFIARIERRSGESHIVEPPTRDQGARRVWSDSQGRIWVSEWNSGQLSMHDPRSGAWHAWKAPGTNPRVYAVYVDERDTVWISEWSGNAVYAFDPKSEKFERYALPREGASVRQILGRPGEVWLPESGTEHIAVIRTA, encoded by the coding sequence ATGTCGTTCCTGAACCGCCGCCAGCTGATCGGGGCCGGCGCCCTGCTCCCCTTGACGGCTGCGCTGCCGGCCGGGGCCGCTGCAGGCCGGCTGCAAGGCTGGAAGCTCGCCACCCCGCGCCGCACCGGCATCCATGACGTGGCCCCGGCGCCCGACGGCGGCGTCTGGTTCAGCGCCCAGGCCAGCGGCCACCTGGGCTGGTTCGACCCCCGCAGCGGCCGCACCGAACTCATCGCGCTGGGCAGCGGGTCCTCGCCGCACGGCGTGATCCAGGGCCCCGACCAGGCGGCGTGGCTGACCGACGGCGGGCAGAACGCGATCGTCCGGGTCGGCTGGCCCGACCGCCAGGTGCGGGGCTTCCCGTTGCCGGCCGGCACGCCCTGGGCCAACCTCAACACGGCCGCGTTCGACGGCGACGGCAACCTGTGGTTCACCGGGCAATCCGGCTGGCTGGGCCAGGTGGCCGTGAAGTCCGGCGAGGTCAAGGCCTGGCCGTCGCCGCGCGGCCGCGGGCCCTACGGCATCTGCGCCACGCCGACGGGGGACATCTGGTGGTGCTCGCTGGCCGGCTCCTTCATCGCCCGCATCGAGCGGCGCAGCGGCGAGTCGCACATCGTCGAGCCGCCGACCCGCGACCAGGGCGCGCGCCGCGTCTGGAGCGACAGCCAGGGCCGCATCTGGGTCAGCGAATGGAACAGCGGCCAGCTGTCGATGCACGACCCGCGCAGCGGGGCCTGGCACGCCTGGAAGGCGCCGGGCACCAACCCGCGCGTCTACGCGGTGTACGTCGACGAGCGCGACACGGTCTGGATCAGCGAGTGGAGCGGCAATGCCGTCTACGCGTTCGACCCGAAGTCGGAGAAGTTCGAGCGCTATGCGCTGCCGCGCGAAGGCGCCAGCGTGCGCCAGATCCTCGGCCGCCCCGGCGAGGTGTGGCTGCCGGAAAGCGGAACCGAGCACATCGCGGTGATCCGCACCGCGTAA
- a CDS encoding PDR/VanB family oxidoreductase, with product MSDLVVTVLRKKQEAQDIASFELARADGGPLPAFSAGSHIDVHVPGGPVRQYSLCNDAGEQHRYRIAVLRDPATRGGSAGMHDGVREGDRLTISEPRNHFPLVHARRSVLLAGGIGVTPLLCMAQRLAAIGADFTLHYCTRSAARTAFRDEILASTFAGRVQFHFDDGEPAQKLDLAAALGGHPAADTHLYVCGPTGFIDFAVQGARAAGFGSDQIHLEYFGAAPQDTRGDGTFEVKIASSGQVVAVPAGQTVVQALAAAGVEILTSCEQGVCGTCLTRVLEGECDHRDLYLTDEEKARNDQFTPCCSRAKSPVLVLDL from the coding sequence ATGAGCGACCTCGTCGTCACCGTCCTGCGCAAGAAGCAGGAAGCGCAGGACATCGCCAGCTTCGAGCTGGCGCGGGCCGACGGCGGGCCGCTGCCGGCCTTCAGCGCCGGCTCGCACATCGATGTCCACGTGCCCGGCGGCCCCGTCCGCCAGTACTCGCTGTGCAACGACGCCGGCGAGCAGCATCGCTACCGCATCGCCGTGCTGCGCGATCCGGCCACGCGCGGCGGCTCGGCCGGCATGCACGACGGCGTGCGCGAAGGCGACCGCCTCACCATCAGCGAGCCGCGCAACCATTTCCCGCTGGTGCACGCGCGGCGCAGCGTGCTGCTGGCCGGCGGCATCGGCGTGACGCCGCTGCTGTGCATGGCGCAGCGGCTGGCGGCGATCGGCGCCGACTTCACGCTCCACTACTGCACCCGCTCGGCCGCGCGCACGGCCTTCCGTGACGAGATCCTGGCCTCGACCTTCGCGGGCCGCGTGCAGTTCCACTTCGACGACGGCGAGCCGGCGCAGAAGCTGGACCTGGCGGCGGCGCTGGGTGGTCACCCCGCTGCCGACACCCATCTGTATGTGTGCGGCCCAACCGGCTTCATCGACTTCGCGGTGCAGGGCGCCCGCGCCGCCGGCTTCGGGTCGGACCAGATCCACCTGGAGTACTTCGGCGCGGCGCCGCAGGACACCCGCGGCGACGGCACCTTCGAGGTGAAGATCGCCAGCAGCGGCCAGGTGGTCGCGGTGCCCGCCGGCCAGACGGTGGTTCAGGCGCTGGCCGCCGCCGGCGTGGAGATCCTCACGTCCTGCGAGCAGGGCGTGTGCGGCACCTGCCTCACGCGCGTGCTGGAAGGCGAATGCGACCACCGCGACCTCTACCTCACCGACGAGGAGAAGGCCCGCAACGACCAGTTCACGCCCTGCTGCTCGCGCGCGAAGAGCCCGGTGCTGGTGCTCGACCTGTGA
- a CDS encoding ABC transporter substrate-binding protein, translating into MNKRNLLRATACAALLASGGLAFAQGAPFKVGLILPMTGQQATTGRQVEAAARLWIAQNGDTVAGRKVELIVKDDTSLPDMTRRLAQELIVNDKVDVLAGMGITPSALAVAPLATQSKTPLVVMAAATSSITQASPFIVRSSFTLPQVSVALADWAPKNGIKNVVTLVSDYGPGIDAEKFFKERFQFNGGKVPESLRVPLRNPDFAPFLQKVRDLKPDALFVFVPSGAGAAVMKQFAERGMDKAGIRLIATGDVTDDDQLNDMGDAAVGVVTSHHYSAAHPSAANKKFVEAFQKANNGLRPNFMAMGGYDGMRLIYDAIKKTGGKGKGEALVNAMKGDMFESPRGPVLIDAQTRDITQNVYLRKVEKKDGQLWNVEFDVIKDVKDPGKTK; encoded by the coding sequence ATGAACAAGAGAAACCTGCTGCGGGCCACCGCCTGCGCGGCCCTGCTGGCCAGCGGCGGCCTGGCCTTCGCCCAAGGCGCGCCCTTCAAGGTCGGCCTGATCCTGCCGATGACCGGCCAGCAGGCCACCACCGGCCGCCAGGTCGAGGCCGCTGCCCGCCTGTGGATCGCCCAGAACGGCGACACCGTGGCCGGCCGCAAGGTGGAATTGATCGTCAAGGACGACACCAGCCTGCCCGACATGACGCGCCGCCTGGCGCAGGAACTGATCGTCAACGACAAGGTCGACGTGCTGGCCGGCATGGGCATCACGCCCTCGGCGCTGGCGGTGGCGCCGCTCGCGACGCAGTCGAAGACCCCGCTGGTGGTGATGGCCGCGGCCACCTCCAGCATCACCCAGGCCTCGCCCTTCATCGTGCGCTCCAGCTTCACGCTGCCGCAGGTGTCGGTGGCGCTGGCCGACTGGGCGCCCAAGAACGGCATCAAGAACGTGGTGACGCTGGTGAGCGACTACGGCCCCGGCATCGACGCCGAGAAGTTCTTCAAGGAGCGCTTCCAGTTCAACGGCGGCAAGGTGCCCGAGTCGCTGCGCGTGCCGCTGCGCAACCCGGACTTCGCCCCCTTCCTGCAGAAGGTGCGCGACCTCAAGCCCGATGCGCTGTTCGTGTTCGTGCCCTCCGGCGCCGGCGCGGCGGTGATGAAGCAGTTTGCCGAGCGCGGCATGGACAAGGCCGGCATCCGCCTGATCGCCACCGGCGACGTGACCGACGACGACCAGCTCAACGACATGGGCGATGCCGCCGTCGGCGTGGTGACCTCGCACCACTACTCGGCCGCGCACCCCTCGGCGGCCAACAAGAAGTTCGTCGAGGCCTTCCAGAAGGCCAACAACGGCCTGCGCCCCAACTTCATGGCGATGGGCGGCTACGACGGCATGCGCCTGATCTACGACGCGATCAAGAAGACCGGCGGCAAGGGCAAGGGCGAGGCCCTGGTCAACGCCATGAAGGGCGACATGTTCGAGAGCCCGCGCGGCCCGGTGCTGATCGACGCCCAGACCCGCGACATCACGCAGAACGTGTACCTGCGCAAGGTCGAGAAGAAGGACGGCCAGCTCTGGAACGTCGAGTTCGACGTGATCAAGGACGTCAAGGACCCCGGCAAGACGAAGTGA
- a CDS encoding 5-methyltetrahydropteroyltriglutamate--homocysteine S-methyltransferase, with translation MMKLPARYDHVGSFLRPKYLLEAREQKARGEITPEQLREVEDKAIAEVVQFQESVGLKSITDGEFRRTYFHIDFLEQLGGVKTDIPVTIRKPDGSEELAPPVIRVVDKVRHAKDIQKADFEYLKTQVGAGRTPKVTIPSPTMLHFRGGRAGISKDAYPELDPAFYDDVAKAYGDELRSLYAAGCRYVQMDDTNLAYLCDEKMREAARQRGDDPNELPHRYAKFINRVVAQKPEGMLLAMHLCRGNFKSTHAAAGNYEPVAEALLKEMDIDAYFMEYDDDRSGDFRPLRYLPKGKTVVLGLVTTKFGQLESKDVLKRRIDEAARHAPLEQLALSPQCGFSSTVHGNNIAVEDQRNKLRLVIETAQEVWGEA, from the coding sequence ATGATGAAACTCCCCGCCCGCTACGACCACGTCGGCAGCTTCCTGCGCCCGAAGTACCTGCTGGAAGCGCGCGAGCAGAAGGCCCGCGGCGAGATCACGCCCGAGCAGCTGCGCGAGGTCGAGGACAAGGCCATCGCCGAGGTGGTGCAGTTCCAGGAGAGCGTCGGCCTCAAGAGCATCACGGACGGCGAGTTCCGCCGCACCTATTTCCACATCGATTTCCTCGAGCAGCTCGGCGGCGTCAAGACCGACATCCCGGTGACCATCCGCAAGCCCGACGGCAGCGAGGAGCTGGCACCACCGGTGATCCGGGTGGTCGACAAGGTGCGCCACGCCAAGGACATCCAGAAGGCGGACTTCGAGTACCTGAAGACCCAGGTCGGCGCCGGCCGCACGCCCAAGGTGACCATCCCCTCGCCCACCATGCTGCACTTCCGCGGCGGCCGCGCCGGCATCAGCAAGGACGCCTACCCCGAGCTGGACCCGGCGTTCTACGACGACGTGGCCAAGGCTTACGGCGACGAGCTGCGCTCGCTGTACGCCGCCGGCTGCCGCTACGTGCAGATGGACGACACCAACCTGGCCTACCTGTGCGACGAGAAGATGCGCGAGGCGGCGCGCCAGCGCGGCGACGACCCCAACGAGCTGCCGCACCGCTACGCCAAGTTCATCAACCGGGTGGTGGCGCAGAAGCCCGAAGGCATGCTGCTGGCCATGCACCTGTGCCGCGGCAACTTCAAGAGCACGCACGCGGCGGCCGGCAACTACGAGCCGGTGGCCGAGGCGCTGCTCAAGGAGATGGACATCGACGCCTACTTCATGGAGTACGACGACGACCGCTCGGGCGACTTCCGGCCGCTGCGCTACCTGCCCAAGGGCAAGACCGTGGTGCTGGGGCTGGTGACCACCAAGTTCGGCCAGCTCGAAAGCAAGGACGTGCTCAAGCGCCGCATCGACGAAGCGGCCAGGCACGCGCCGCTCGAGCAGCTGGCCCTGTCGCCCCAGTGCGGCTTCTCCAGCACCGTCCACGGCAACAACATCGCCGTGGAAGACCAGCGCAACAAGCTGCGGCTGGTGATCGAGACGGCGCAGGAGGTGTGGGGCGAGGCCTGA
- a CDS encoding GntR family transcriptional regulator encodes MKNESRTVPEVEGSASQAVKAQLRLRELILSGELPGGSRIAELAIVERLGVSRTPIRAALMRLEQEGLLEALPNGGYAVRTFSERDVADAIELRGTLEGLAARLAAERGAPAVVLAEAGECLAGIDAVLAQPALDDEAFSRYVALNQRFHALLAEAAGSPVLARELERVVSLPFASPSGFVVVQANSAQARDMLIVAQDQHRQVLEAIGQREGARAEAIMREHSRLAQRNLREAVQGPHLDRMPAVRLIRKRA; translated from the coding sequence ATGAAGAACGAATCCAGGACAGTCCCTGAAGTCGAAGGCAGCGCTTCCCAGGCCGTCAAGGCGCAATTGCGGCTGCGCGAGCTGATCCTGTCCGGCGAGCTGCCCGGCGGCAGCCGCATCGCCGAGCTGGCGATCGTGGAGCGGCTGGGCGTGTCGCGCACGCCGATCCGGGCCGCCCTGATGCGGCTGGAGCAGGAGGGCCTGCTGGAAGCCCTGCCCAACGGCGGCTACGCGGTGCGCACCTTCAGCGAGCGCGACGTGGCCGACGCGATCGAGCTGCGCGGCACGCTGGAAGGCCTGGCCGCGCGCCTGGCGGCCGAGCGCGGCGCGCCCGCGGTGGTGCTGGCCGAAGCCGGCGAGTGCCTGGCCGGCATCGACGCCGTGCTGGCGCAGCCGGCCCTGGACGACGAGGCGTTCTCCCGCTACGTGGCGCTGAACCAGCGCTTCCATGCCCTGCTGGCCGAAGCGGCCGGCAGCCCGGTGCTGGCGCGCGAGCTGGAGCGGGTGGTTAGCCTGCCGTTCGCGTCGCCCTCGGGCTTCGTCGTGGTCCAGGCCAATTCGGCCCAGGCGCGCGACATGCTCATCGTCGCGCAGGACCAGCATCGCCAGGTGCTCGAGGCGATCGGGCAGCGCGAAGGCGCGCGCGCCGAGGCCATCATGCGCGAGCACTCGCGGCTGGCGCAACGCAACCTGCGCGAAGCCGTGCAGGGTCCCCACCTCGACCGCATGCCCGCCGTGCGGCTGATCCGCAAGCGCGCATGA